The segment GTGCCAGGGATCTTCATCTCGGTTAGCCTGGCTCGCAAGTATGCCTTTCTCCTGGCCCACTTCCCTCTGTCTGTTCATCAGGAAGCCACCTTGGAGGACAAGTTTTTCTTTCTCTTTTTCTCCATGCTTGTGATCGCGTTTGTGGCGGTGCTCAACTGGGATACTCTGTTCCCCACTCGCAAAGACTACAATATTCTTACTCCACTCCCCGTCCGGATGAGAACGTTGCTCGCATGCAAGGGGCTGGCTCTCGTTCTCTTGCTTCTCCTGTTCACACTGACAGTCAACGCCATTCCGACGGTGCTGTTTCCTCTGGTTGTCAATGCCAACATGGGTTCACTGCTTCATGAAGGACGGTTCATTCTGGAGTCCGGTGAGCGTGAACAGATTCAGGAGCAAGCCAGGCTGGTCTTTGCAGGCTGGTTTGTTTTGGCGCACGCTTTGAGCGTTACGGCCGGCAGTGCTTTTGCTTTCTTATCGGTGGTCTCGATCCAGGGAATTCTGATTACTCTGTTCAGAAGCGAGATGCTTCGCCGTGTTTCTCGTGCTGTACAGTTGCTGCTGATGATGAGTCTGCTTTCGGTGTTCTTCCTTTTCCCCAAGTTGATCTTCAGTTTTGAGAGTCTGCAGCATAACGAACTCTTTCAGACCCTATTCCCCCCCATGTGGTACCTCGGTCTCTATCAAATGCTTCTTGGCAGTGGAGAGTTTCGGCTTGAATCTCGAATTGGTCTAACAGCACTGACGATGACGGCCCTTTGCTGTCTCCTGACATACCTGGTTACCTACAAGAGGAAGGTTCAGGAGTCGTGGGAGTCCGTGGAGACAGTACGCCGGCCTGCGAGGGGTTTTCGTTTATTAGCCGCCACCTTTGAACGCTTGGTGTTGAGGAACGAAAGAGAGCGGGCCACATTCTACTTTGTTGCAAGAACGCTCCTGAGAAGCCAGAAGCACCGTGTTTTTCTGGCTGGGTATTTCAGTGTGGGAATGGCGTTGGTATTTGTTGTGCTGATGGATGCACTCTCGATGAGTGGAACTGAGGATTGGAATCCACAAAGCGTACCGCTGCTATCCGTGCCGCTGATCCTGTCCTTTTTTATCCTGGCTGGAATGCGATACGCCTTCACGGTTCCGTCAGAACTGGAAGCCAACTGGATCTTCAGGTTGGCTGAAAATAAAGGGAACGCCAGCGCGATTTCAGGAGTCCATAAAGCCATGCTGGTTCTGGGCATCATGCCTCTATTCATGATGTTGTTTCCTTCCTATTTGGTGGTGTGGGATGCGACTACCGCTCTACTTCACCTTGCTTACGGGTTTACCCTCGCACTGACTCTCATCGAGATCCTCCTCTTCAAGTTCCCGAAGATCCCGTTCACCTGCTCCTACTTGCCCGGGAGAGCAAACCTCAAGGGTTTATGGTTCCCCTATTTTCTCTTCTTTGTGACTTACGCCCACGCCATGGCAAAGCTCGAGGCGTGGCTGTTCGGAAACCCACTCTATTTCATCCTGTTTTATGCCTTCGCAATTCCTGCATTGCTTGTAGCCGTGATGTACAGGAACCGTCTATGGAACAGCGATCTGGCAATTGTCTATCTTGAAACTGCCGAACCAACTGTCAGAACTCTGAAACTAGGTGGATAGCCCACAGAGGGCCGACGACGAGTGTTTCACCGTTGGTCCGAATCGAGAACACGGAGAGGTACCTCTTTCAGGGCATTGAGATGATCCAAGTGCTCAGGGAGTCATTTTGGACGAAGTACCGACAGGAGAGAGTCCACAGTGAGTGCAAACGAGAAGCCATCAGCGAGAATCCTGGTCGCTGACGATCAATCCGACGTGTTGGAAGCTGTTCGATTATTGCTCAAGCGAGAAGCTTTCCAGGTAGAGACCGCCCGTAGCCCACGGCAAGTCCTCGGTCTTCTGAGGACCCGAGAGTTTGATGTCCTGCTTATCGACCTGAACTACACGCGGGACACTACATCCGGTCAGGAAGGGCTGAACTTGCTCACCGAAATTCGCGAGCTTGACGGCACGCTGCCCGTGGTGGTGATGACGGCTTGGGGAAGTATAGAGCTCGCGGTAGAGGCCATGAGACGGGGCGCTCGTGATTTCATTCAGAAACCCTGGGAAAATCAGCGTCTGAAAGCGATTTTGCGGACCCAAACCGAGCTCGGTCGTGCGCTCCGTCAGAGCCGCCGTCTCGAGGCCGAGAACCAGGTATTACGGGGTCAGAAGTTTCCCAGGCTGATCGCGAACTCCGAAGCCATGAAGCCCGTCCTGGAGATGATTGAACGTGTGGGGCCATCGGATACGAATATCCTGATCACCGGAAACAACGGTACGGGGAAAGGGGTGGTGGCTCACCATTTGCACGCGGTTTCGCGAAGAGCTGCGAAGCCGCTGGTGACCGTCAATACAGGCGGGCTTCCGGAAGGCGTGTTCGAAAGCGAGGTGTTCGGCCACGTCAAGGGCGCTTACACCGATGCGAAAGCCAATCGTATTGGACGCTTTGAGATGGCCGATGGGGGTACGCTCTTTCTTGACGAGATTTCCAATATTTCCCTCAATGAGCAAGCCAAACTCTTGCGGGTGCTGGAGAGTGGAGAGTTCGAACCCGTAGGTTCTTCCAAGACTCGCATCGTCGATGTCAGAGTCTTCTCTGCCACCAACGCTGATCTCAAGAAAGCCGTTGGCGAAGGCCGGTTCAGGCAGGATCTGTATTTCCGGCTGAATACCATCGAGATCCCCCTACCGCCCTTGAACCAGCGACAGCAAGACATACCGTTGCTGGCAGAGTACTTTCTCCAGCGGCATGTGCGGCACTACGGCAAAAGGTTGGTCGGATTCAATGACGCCGCCTTGCAAGCCATGCGGGACTATCCCTGGCCGGGAAACGTTCGCGAGCTCGACCATGCCGTAGAAAGAGCAGTCCTCATGGCAAAGGGTACCACGGTGCACGTTGCTGACCTCGGCCTCGGTTTTCCGCGCGACGGAGCCAATCCTCCGGAAGACCTCAGCCTGGAAGAAGTCGAGCGACTGTTAATCCAAAAGGCACTGGTTCGGTGTGAAGGCAATGTCCGCAGAGCGGCAGAGGTCTTGGGTTTGAGCAGGAGCGCACTCTACAGGAGGCTGCAACGACACGGTCTGTAAGCCTGTCCGGATGGAAAAACAAGGCAGCAGCCTGTTTTGGGTCTTCTTGACCGTAGGACAGATCTTATGACGGAGCGAACACCCATCACAAAACGAAGACTCACTCATGAAGGGCGGATCACACTTCTGGCGGTTGGTGCGGGAGTGCCTGCGACGGCTGTGGCCCTGGTCCTGCTTTGGACCGGAGAATTCAGTTTCAGGACGCAGTGGACGTTGACGCTGTTTCTTGGCCTGCTCTGGTGGGGGTTTTCTTTTGCTGTGCGCGGGTGGGTGGTTTCCCGGCTCCGGACTCTGTCCAATCTTCTTGCTGCACTGCGGCAAGGAGACTACTCATTTCGGGCAAGAGATGCACGGAGAAATGACCCCTTGGGTGAGGTGATGTTGGAAGTCAACACGCTTGGCGAGACACTCCGAGAGCAGCGCCTGGAAACACTGGAAGCCACCAATCTTCTCCATCGTGTGATGGCGGAAATCGAGGTGGCTATCTTTGCCTTCGATGACGGACACCGGTTGCGGCTTGTGAATAGAGCTGGAGAACGGTTGCTCGGGCAAGCTTCAGAGAGGATTCTGGGCAGTCGAGCCGAGAAACTTGGCTTGGCCGATTGTCTGCGAGGTGAGTCTGTGGCGATCCTGAATAAGACCTTTGCCGGACAGTCGGGCAGATGGGGTGTACGGCGCAGTACCTTTCGATCCCAGGGGTTGCCCCATCAGCTTCTGGTTCTGTCAGATTTAAGTCGTACCCTGAGAGAGGAGGAACGATTCGCCTGGCAGCGTCTGGTAAGGGTATTAGGCCATGAGCTCAACAATTCCCTGGCACCCATCCAGTCCATTACCGGGAGCCTCGGGCACTTGATGCTCAGGAAGCCTCGGCCAACAGACTGGGAGGAAGATCTTCATCGGGGTTTGGAAGTCATTCGGTCTCGCTGTGATTCGCTCAACCGTTTCATGCGGGCCTATACGAGGCTGGCGCGGCTGCCACAGCCAAAGATTGGCTCGGTGGAACTGGGGGGCTTGATCCATCGCGTCAAGGGTCTGGAAACGCGTCTTCCGATCATCCTCTCGGAGGGTCCGAATTTCACGATCCAGGCCGACGGGGATCAGTTGGAACAACTACTGATCAACCTGGTGAAAAATGCCGTCGATGCCGCCCTGGAAACACAAGGGGACGTAAGAATGGGATGGATCAAGAAGAGGGATCGGTTCGAGGTCTGGGTGGAAGACGAAGGTCCAGGGATTTCGGACACAGCCAACCTGTTTGTGCCCTTCTATACAACGAAACCCAATGGACTAGGGATCGGATTGGTCCTGAGTCGCCAGATCGCCGAGGCTCACGGCGGACGGCTCTCGCTGGAAAATCGAAAAACCGGTCAGGGTTGCGAAGCGCGCCTCTATCTCCCGCTGGATCACCAACACCGAGCGTTTGGAAGCTGACCGTGAACTGAGACGTAGTGTTCAATTCCGGGACTCATTCGTTCCAGAAACGGACACTTCCTCTGTTTCGAGCGCCTTTCTGTCGTAAGGATCCCTTGTCATCTCTGACTGACACCGCCTGGCGGAAGCGTGGTGACAAAGCCTATCCGTTGAAGAATCAGCAACTAAAGGGTGAAGCGGGAGAGTACGGCGGTCGCGGCTGCCATTTTTTGGGCCCCAATCCGGAAAGAGGTGGTTCGATGGCAATCACCTTGCAATCCGATAAGGGAGGGCAGGGCCCCCTGCCCAAAGGCTCTACCTGGTCGTCATGCCTATGAACAGTCTCTCTTCGAGTTCCCTAGTTGGCAAGGGCAGCGGCCTGGATATTCCACGCAATGACGCTGCCTTCAAACGTCGTCTGCGACGCATCCTATACCCTGTAGTCATTATCGTTTCTTTAGTTGTGATCCGCGTTGGCGTGTCACGTCTGGAGCCTGCTGCACCCACAGTTGCCCGAGGGACGGTATGGACGGATACCGTCAAGCGTGGTTCGATGCTGAGGCGAGTCCGTGGTCTCGGTTTCTTGATGCCCGAAGAAATTCGCTGGATCCCGGCGGTGACTGACGGCCGAGTAGAACGGATTCTTGTGCTGCCCGGGGCTGCGGTCAAAAAAGACGCCGTCTTGGTGGAGTTGAGCAATCCCAAGCTGAATCTGGCTGCCTTGGAGGCAGAGTTCCGATTGAAGGCCGCTGAAGCCGAATATAAGGATCTCAAGGTAACGCTCGAGAGCGAACGCCTGGATCAACTAGCCGCGACCGTGCGGCTGAATGCTGAATATCGACAGGCCCGACTAAAGGCGGACCGGGATGAGATGCTCGCCGAAGAGGGTCTGGCGCCTGACCTGACAGTTCAGCTCTCCAGGGTCACAGCGGATGAATTGGCCAATCGAGTTGTCCTTGAGGAGAAGAGGCTGGAAATCAGCGATGAATCCGTAGAGGCGCGACTGGCGGCTCAGCTTGTAAAGGTAGAGGAGCTTCGAGCGGTGCACCGATTGAAGCTGCGTCAGTTGGCCTCTCTGAAAGTGCGAGCCGACATGGAAGGGGTACTACAGGAGCTTCCGATAGAGGTCGGTCAGCAGGTGACCCCCGGTACCAACCTGGCTCGCGTATCAGATCCGTCGCGGTTGAAAGCCGAAATCAAGATCTCAGAGACACGAGCCAAGGATATTCAGTTCGGTATGCCCGCAAGCATAGATACTCGAAATGGCGTGATACGCGGAAGCGTGGCGAGGATTGATCCCGCCGCACAGAACGGGACGGTAGCGGTGGATGTCAAGCTCAAAGGACCGTTGCCGAGAGGAGCGCGCCCGGACTTGAGTGTGGAGGGAATCATTGAGCTGGAACGGCTCGAGAACGTGCTGTACCTTGATCGCCCTGCCATTGGACACGAGAAGAGTCTCGTAACGCTCTTCAAGCTTGTAAGGGAGACCGGCGAAGCGATTCGAATCCCAGTCAAGCTGGGCCGAAGCTCGGTGGATAAGATCGAGATACAGGAAGGCCTGGACATCGAGGATGAAGTCATACTGTCGGACATGTCGGCCTGGGACGGTTACGACCGCATTCGGCTGGATTGAGAAAGATCCATGAGCTCCAATAATCCGTTGATTCAGTTGGACGACGTGACCAAGGTCTTTATGACTGAAGAGATCGAGACTCACGCGCTCTCAAGAATCCACCTGAAAATCAGTAGGGGCGAGTATGTTTCCATCGCGGGTCCATCCGGTTGTGGCAAGTCGACGATGCTGTCGATTCTGGGTTTATTGGACTCGCCCACGGAAGGGAGCTACATCTTCAACAGCAGACCGGTGGAGAGCCTTTCCCACTCACAAAGAGCGCGCATTCGCAACCGGGAAATAGGCTTCATCTTCCAGAGCTTCAACCTCATTGGCGATCTCTCTGTCTTCGAGAACGTGGAACTGCCACTGGCCTATCGCGGGATCAGGTCTTCCGAGCGACGTGACCGCGTTGGCCAGGCTCTCGAAAGGGTCGAAATGGAGCATCGTTCCAAACACCTGCCCAGCCAGTTGTCCGGAGGCCAGCAGCAGCGTGTAGCCGTGGCAAGAGCCTTGGCCGGTCGACCTCTCATTCTTCTCGCCGATGAACCGACGGGAAACCTGGACTCAAGGAACGGGGAGGCTGTTATGGAATTGCTTGACGACCTCCACCAGGAAGGGACGACTATCTGCATGGTGACTCATGACCCTCGCTACTCGCGGCACGCCGAACGAACCGTCAACCTCTTTGACGGACGGGTTGTGGAAGAACAACTGGCGGAAGACTATCAAGTGTAGGTGGCCAACCCTGGCTGGCACATGAGTATTGCCGAGCCTGACTTCCATGAAAGCTGACAAACCGCTAGTTCCAAGGCAGCCGCAAACGGTGAATCCCAACAAAAAACACCCTGAATTGCTGTCGCTGCTCTCAGACCTGCTTGACCGTGTCGGCCCAGAATTTCGGATGGCTCTCCGGTCAACATGGAAACACCGCCTGCATTCACTCACGGTGATCACAACAATAGCGCTGGTAATTGCTTCAGGAAGTGTGATCTTCAGCGTCGTTGATCGAATCCTGTTTCGTGCAACTCCCTATTCCCAAGAGGACACGCTTGTTTCAGTCGGTGTTGTCGCTCCAATCGAGTCGGTCGAGTTCCTGATGAGCGGCACCTACTTTCAATGGAAAAACAGCGGTGCGTTTAACGCAATGACGTCTTGGAGTGGAGTTACGGATTGCGCCTTTGTAAACGAAGTCCCCGTGGGTCTCGTTTGCGCGAGGGTCGAGTGGGATTTTTTGCAGGTCCTCGGTGTACCCCTTCAATTGGGAAGAGATTTCGACTGGACAGAGGATCGCCCCGGGGCGCCGAGAGTGGCGATATTGTCCCATGATCTTTGGAGCAGCCGTTTTGGTCGGAGCCGTGAGGTTATCGGCACGGAATTCTCTTCTGAAGGAGGACATGTAAGAGTTGTAGGGGTTCTTCCGCGCGACTTTGAATTACCAAACCTGCAGCCTTTTGACATGCTCGTGCCACAGTCTCTCCCTGAAAGGGCGTATAACCCTGAGGCAGCAACACACATTCTCAGGGCTTTTGCGAGACTTCAATCCGATACGACATTGCAACAAGCGCACGCAAGGCTGCAATCTCGGTTCCTGGAGATGCTTCAATGGGTGCCGCCAATTCTCCGAAACGAAATAAGTCTTCTCTTACGCCCGATCAGGGAATATCAGCTCGGCAGCGCTCGGCTGGCTTCCTGGCTTCTCCTCGCCGGCATCATAGCGGTGATACTCGTCGCGTGTGCGAATGTTGCAGGCCTGCTGTACGCTCGCGATGCGGGCCGGAAACAGGAGCGAGCCATACGGCATGCTCTTGGAGCAACCACGGCAAGGTCGCTCGCCGAAAGCACCGCACAAAATCTGATGCTTGGGTTTGCCGGGGGAATCGCGGGACTGGGATTGGCAAGCATTCTCTTAGAGGCTCTCATCAGGCTCGCCCCGGATGGAATTCCTTACTTGGATCAGGCCAGTATCAACTGGCGCGTTCTGGTGTTTGCGATTGGAGCGTCCGTTCTCGCAACGATTCTTCCCAGTGTGTCCATCGCCCTGCAGCGACCACAACTTGGCACGTTGACGGGGGTTCGCACGACTCGTTCCGGTCTGGTCCTCCGTCAGTTACTGATTATTGCCCAAGTATCGCTTTCCATGTTTCTGCTGTCGCTGGCCGGGCTCTTGATACGAAGTTTTCTGAACATACAGACTGAGCAGATTGGAATACGCTCGGAAAAAGTCTTCACTGCAGAAATTCTTTTGGGTTCCCGCTACCCTCTCGCGGAACAACGGCACAGAATCTTCGAGACGTTGGAATCTCGAATTCTCCGGCTTCCGGGGGTTGAAGCTGTCGGCGTCAGTGATACGTTGCCGCCAGTCGGCCCTGTTCGCAAAAAGCCACTCTCCATCGTTCAGATTTACGGTCGCCCTTTAGCAGAAGAAGGCCAAATCGGATCAGTCAACTGGCGAGCCGTGACTCCCGGGTATTTTCAGGCCCTGGGCATACCCATCCTGCAGGGCCGAGGGTTTGTGGACGACGACAGGAAGAACAGCGACAAGGTAGTCATCCTCAGCGAGCGTCTTGCCGGAGTTCTCTTTCCAGGCGAGGAGTCGCTTTCGCAGCATGTGCGTTTTGGTCCTGATGAGCCATGGTGGACAGTCGTTGGGGTGGCTGGAGACGTCAAGAATGAGGGTCTGACAGCCTTGCCCGAACCCGAGTTCTACCTCGTGCGCAAGGACGCCGCGGACTTGGGCCTTGGAAATCTTCAGACTGAGGGCACGAGCCGTCGAGCTGTTCTCGTGGTCCGGAGTGATTCAGCCGTCGAGGCGATGGGGAGGTCGATTCAGTTTGAAGTCGCTAAACTCGATCCAACGCTGCCAGTCAATGTCGAGGCTTTGGAAGAGAGTATTGCGCAATTGAGGACTCCCTCGCGTTTCAATGCAACTGTACTCGGGTACTTTTCCGTCCTGTCATTGCTGATGGCGTCGGTAGGAATTTACGGACTGATCTCGTTCGTTGTAGAAGAGCGGAATCGCGAGCTCGGGATAAGAATGGCGCTTGGAGCGACACGCTGGCACATCGCGAGACTCATCTTGTCGCATGTGTTGGCCTGGACCGCTACGGGAGCTGTCATCGGGCTGTTCTGTGCTTTCCTGGCCGGAGATCTGGTGGAATCGTTACTGTATCGTGTGAAGGGAATCGACTTGTTCACGCAGTTGGTGACGATCGGTGTATTGCTGCTAACAGCTCTTATTGCGGCCACAAGGCCGATTGTCCGCGCCAGTCGGGTCGACCCTGCAACAGTCTTGCGATACGAATGATCGGGTCTCCACCACTGTTACCACATATTCCTCGGCCAAGTTCCAGGGCCGAACAAGTTGAAGTCGTTCCGCTGTCTCTGCCTTGGTTGATGCAGGGGACCGCAACAAGGGAAGCCCTGGCGGGAACGGGTTACCCACCAAGAGGGACCTCGCGATGGGCTAGCCGAGCCATTGGAGTAGCGGGGGGGGGACTCGAACCCCCGACCTAAGGATTATGAGACCTTCGCTCTAACCACTGAGCTACCCCGCCACAGAGGATTCAGAGTATACCACCTCTTGCAGGTTGGGGGCGGGGAGGCGGGCGGGTTCGTTGCCGCCTGTCCTTGAATAGCCCATGGGAAGCGTCGGGCAAGGGTTGAGCCGCGAAGGTGGCGGCGGTGGGTGATGGTGGCGCGGGGTGGCGTTGCTTTGGAGAGGCGATGCGTTTCCGAACGGGTGCTTCCTATTCGCCGCATTCGCGGCTGGGTTGACGCAGAACCGATACGACCCCGGGTTGCCACCTCCGTCGCCCAGAGGACTCTGCCTTCGCTGCCAAACGCGACTCCTCCCGGGCTCCTCCTGGCTCACCCCGCAGGCGACACTGAGTCGCAGCTTCGCAGCTCTATAAGGATGGCCTGTAGGAGACGTTTCCGTGCGTAACCACGTCAACCGCAGCTTCGCAGCTCTCCTCTAACCGACAACACTGCCGCGGGATAGGAATTTTCGAAATATTCCCTCGTGTGCCGGCCAACCGGGAGCGCGGGCGTCCCGCCCGCATCCCTTTGCCCATTGCGGTCGCTGAGCATCAGCACAACTTTGCAGGCAGCCGCCGCGTCGGCAGAAACCGAAACGGCCAGGCCGAAGGAGAGCCAGGGCGCCGTTGCCGGCTGATACAAGTGGGGGAGATGGCTGAGGCTGTGCCAAGCATTGTGCGGGCGAGACGCCCGCGCTCCCGGGGGGCAGACGCCCCGCACCGTGAGCGCATGTCAACAAAGCATAGCCGGCCTTATTGGCTGCCGTTAACGTCATTCTCCGGCACCACCGAGAGGTCTACGCGGCGGCGGAAGCGGTCGATGCGGTCGACGCACACTTTCAAGCGTTGTCCCAGTCGGAATACCGTGCCGAACTGACGGCCCACCAGGGACAGGGGGCGGGTTCGGAGCCGGTAGTCGTCGGTTTCCAGGGTCTCTATTTTCACAAAGCCTTCCACGAACAGTTCGTCCAGTTCGACCACCATTCCCTCACGGGTCAAGTGGATGACAGTCCCTGCGAACTCCTCACCCAGCTTGCCGGCCATGAACTCGAGCTTCTTCAGCTCGATGAGTTCCCGTTCGGCCTCGTCGGCCCGCCGCTCGGCGTCGCTGGACTGGAGAGCCATGCCTTCCAGGGCCGGGGGATCGTAGAGATGGCGGGTATCCGGCGGAACGGCAGAGCCCCCGGAATCCCCCTGGCCGTCCTGCTGCAGCCGATGCTTCAGGATGCGGTGGACGATCAGGTCGGGGTAGCGCCGGATGGGTGAGGTGAAGTGAGTGTAGCACTCCGAGGCCAGACCGAAATGCCCCCGGTTTCGAGGGGAGTAGCAGGCCTGCTTCATGGATCTCAGCATCAGGTAGGACAGGATCCGTTCTTCCGGCCTGCCCAGGATCCGGTTCACCAGCTTCTGGTAGTCGCGCGGGGTTACCTTGACGTTTAGGCCTCGAAGCTCCCTCAGGTCCCTGCTCCGGTCTCTAAACCCCCGGCCTCTGAAACGGGCGCGGTCCCTCACCCGCGGCACGGCGGCGCTGTCGCCGGTGGGCACGCCCAACTGGTAGCCGAAGCTCATGGCGATCCGGTTGAACTCCAGCACCTTCATCGGATCGGGAGCTTCGTGGACTCGGTAGAGGAATGGAAGGCGTTGCCCTCTGAGATGGCCGGCGGTGACTTCGTTGGCCAGGAGCATGAACTCCTCGATGATGCGATGCGCGATGTTGCGCTCCGACTGCAGGATGTCGGTCAGGGTGCCCGACTCGTCCAGGGTCAGCTCGGCTTCGGGAAGATCGAAGTCGATGGAGCCTCGCTGCTGCCGCTTCCCGTGAAGCCGCAGGGCCAGCTCGCGCATTCGCTCGAACTGCGGGACCAGGGCGGCGTAACGGGCGCACTCCGACGGGTCCCGGTCCAGCAGGATCCTGGCTACCGCGGTGTAGGTCATCCGTTCCCGGCTGCGGATCACCCCTTCATGGAAGCGATAGTCGCGTACCTCTCCGGCATCGTCGATCTCCATCACCACCGACAGGGTGAGCCGATCTTCCCCAGGCTTCAGGCTGCAAATCCCGTTGGACAGCTCTTCGGGCAGCATGGGGATGGCCCGGTCGGGGAAATAGACCGAGGTGCCGCGCCGCAGGGCTTCCCGGTCCAGAGACGAGTCCCTGGCCACATAGTGGGCCACGTCGGCGATGTGAACCCCCAGCCGGAAGCGGCCGTTTTCCAACCCTTCCAGGTGGACAGCGTCATCGAAGTCCTTGGCGGACTCGCCGTCGATAGTGACCACCGGCAGTTGGCGGAAATCGGTGCGCCGGACGGCTTCGGCCGGCGGGACCTGCCAGCTCCGGGATCGGACCTCCTCCAGAACGGAGCGGGGAAACTCCACCGGAATCCGGTGCTTGCGGACCATGATCTCGATGTCCACGCCCAAGTCTCCCGGCGAGCCCAGAACCTCGATCACCCGTCCTCGCAGGGACTGCCCCAGTCCCGAGGGGAACCGCGTCACCTCCACGTGGACGATCTTTCCATCGACCGCCTCCCCTCGATCCCCTTCCCGAATCAGCACGTCCTGCCCGATCCTGAAGTCGTGCGGAATCACCCGGTGGAAGGGCCTGTCTTCCCGGAACTGCCCTACCACCGTGGTATTCCTGCGGCTCAGGATCTTGAGGATCCGCCCCTCGGCCCGATTGCTGCCCGGACGCCGGTCCAGGGTGGCCAGCACCGAGTCTCCCTGCATGGCCTCACCCAGGTGCCTGGCGGGAATGAACACATCGCCCTCCAGTTTGGTGGGCCGCTTGTCCGGGATGACAAAGCCGTAGCCGTCCCGGTGGACCGTGATCCTGCCGGTAACCAGCGACTGCCTGGACGGAACCGTGTAGCGGTTCCCCTTCAACTTCAACAGCACCCCAGCTTTCACCATGCCGTTCAGCACGTCCCGAACCTCCCGCCGGCTATCCGGGCCCAGATCCAACTGGCGGCTGAGCTGACGGAAGCTGCCGATCTGAGAGGGCGAAGCCTTGATCAACCGAATCAGGGTCTGTTCCAGCGGTTCCATGTCGGGATTCTCGAACAATGTGGCTATCAGGCCCCCGGATGACTCCAAGCGGCGGGCGGTTCTTGTCGGCTGAAAGCTTGCGTTGGCGGCCTCTTTACAAGGGCCGGACGGCGTGCTAACGTTCAAAACGCCTACCCGAGCGGAAGTGGCGGAATTGGCAGACGCGCTAGATTCAGGTTCTAGTG is part of the Acidobacteriota bacterium genome and harbors:
- a CDS encoding VacB/RNase II family 3'-5' exoribonuclease, whose translation is MEPLEQTLIRLIKASPSQIGSFRQLSRQLDLGPDSRREVRDVLNGMVKAGVLLKLKGNRYTVPSRQSLVTGRITVHRDGYGFVIPDKRPTKLEGDVFIPARHLGEAMQGDSVLATLDRRPGSNRAEGRILKILSRRNTTVVGQFREDRPFHRVIPHDFRIGQDVLIREGDRGEAVDGKIVHVEVTRFPSGLGQSLRGRVIEVLGSPGDLGVDIEIMVRKHRIPVEFPRSVLEEVRSRSWQVPPAEAVRRTDFRQLPVVTIDGESAKDFDDAVHLEGLENGRFRLGVHIADVAHYVARDSSLDREALRRGTSVYFPDRAIPMLPEELSNGICSLKPGEDRLTLSVVMEIDDAGEVRDYRFHEGVIRSRERMTYTAVARILLDRDPSECARYAALVPQFERMRELALRLHGKRQQRGSIDFDLPEAELTLDESGTLTDILQSERNIAHRIIEEFMLLANEVTAGHLRGQRLPFLYRVHEAPDPMKVLEFNRIAMSFGYQLGVPTGDSAAVPRVRDRARFRGRGFRDRSRDLRELRGLNVKVTPRDYQKLVNRILGRPEERILSYLMLRSMKQACYSPRNRGHFGLASECYTHFTSPIRRYPDLIVHRILKHRLQQDGQGDSGGSAVPPDTRHLYDPPALEGMALQSSDAERRADEAERELIELKKLEFMAGKLGEEFAGTVIHLTREGMVVELDELFVEGFVKIETLETDDYRLRTRPLSLVGRQFGTVFRLGQRLKVCVDRIDRFRRRVDLSVVPENDVNGSQ